A window from Gallus gallus isolate bGalGal1 chromosome 5, bGalGal1.mat.broiler.GRCg7b, whole genome shotgun sequence encodes these proteins:
- the CDKN1C gene encoding cyclin-dependent kinase inhibitor 1C has product MSDVHLSGAAAAPERLAALRALPVPGRSAVCRSLFGPVDHEELGRELRSRLREMGEDDQRRWDYNFHTDTPLPGPGRLRWEEVEGGTVPAFYRETLQVGRHRVPLCRAPPAPPSIANTAAAAKAPGGPGARLSRENRAAPRRRALRPRRSGPTTRITDFFARRKRPAEPKAAAERPAGCPQPPAAVPAEHTPRKRLR; this is encoded by the exons ATGTCCGACGTGCACCTTTCGGGTgcggcggcggccccggagCGCCTGGCGGCCCTGCGGGCGCTGCCCGTGCCCGGCCGCAGCGCCGTCTGCAGGAGCTTATTCGGGCCGGTGGACCACGAGGAGCTGGGCCGGGAGCTGCGGAGCCGCCTGCGGGAGATGGGCGAGGACGACCAGCGCCGCTGGGACTACAACTTCCACACCGACACGCCGCTGCCCGGGCCCGGCCGCCTGCgctgggaggaggtggagggcGGCACCGTGCCCGCGTTCTACCGGGAGACGCTGCAGGTGGGCCGGCACCGCGTTCCCCTATGCCGTGCCCCTCCGGCCCCGCCGTCCATCGCCAATACTGCCGCCGCCGCCAAGGCTCCGGGGGGGCCGGGGGCGCGCCTGAGCCGGGAGAaccgcgccgcgccccgccgaCGTGCGCTGCGGCCCCGGCGGAGCGGCCCCACGACCCGCATCACAG ATTTCTTCGCCAGGAGGAAAAGGCCGGCCGAGCCCAAAGCGGCGGCCGAGCGCCCCGCgggctgccctcagcccccCGCCGCCGTGCCGGCTGAGCACACCCCCCGCAAGCGGCTCCGCTGA